In Nocardia sp. NBC_00403, one DNA window encodes the following:
- a CDS encoding class I SAM-dependent methyltransferase codes for MGTSLIYRNRIVYELAMRGLYGRHYGARYRAIAAIVPDRAGVLDVCCGPATLHARYLRGKSVDYTGLDLNERFIARVRRAGGRGAVWDLHSDAALPEADYVIMQASLYHFLPEPGPLIDRMLAAAGKQVIIAEPIRNLASSDNRVLAAIGQRFTDAGDGAQAHRFTEATLDALFRAYESRVVEQSLIAGGREKLFVLSA; via the coding sequence GTGGGTACGAGCCTTATCTATCGCAACAGAATCGTCTACGAGCTGGCGATGCGTGGGTTGTACGGCCGCCACTACGGAGCCAGATACCGTGCCATCGCCGCTATCGTTCCCGACAGAGCCGGCGTCCTGGACGTGTGTTGTGGGCCTGCCACGCTGCACGCCCGCTATCTGCGCGGTAAATCTGTCGACTACACGGGCCTCGATCTCAACGAGCGATTCATCGCGCGTGTGCGACGCGCAGGCGGCCGCGGTGCGGTGTGGGATCTGCACTCCGACGCTGCGCTGCCGGAAGCCGACTACGTGATCATGCAGGCCAGCCTGTACCACTTCCTGCCCGAGCCGGGACCGCTGATCGACCGGATGCTGGCCGCGGCGGGCAAGCAGGTGATCATCGCCGAGCCGATCCGCAATCTGGCCTCCAGCGATAACCGGGTGCTCGCCGCGATCGGCCAGCGCTTCACCGACGCGGGCGACGGCGCGCAGGCGCACCGGTTCACCGAAGCGACCCTGGACGCGTTGTTCCGCGCCTACGAGTCGCGTGTGGTCGAGCAGTCGCTGATCGCGGGCGGCCGAGAGAAGTTGTTCGTCCTCTCGGCGTGA
- a CDS encoding glycosyltransferase family 2 protein: MPIPTTSTPHTDAAAPNGKPRPDAGSAHTVSVVVPIYRGEDTISRLVAELHELTVPTETPGGAVFTIDEIILVHDHGPDRSDVVLQELEQTYPEVRTVWLSRNFGQDAATIAGMSAARGSWIVTMDEDGQHDPRFIGTFLDAALAERADLVYSRPTNTRPHGFLRNLTSRGAKIVLATVFAFPDSTRFESYRLIRGAIGRQLAEVASNGVYLDVALTWVVGTVAQVPVELRAEGREESGYNYRRLFSLFWKMVLCSGTRGLRLVSLLGVTLALAGGVMAAFVVYEALTAENWAPEGWASIIVVLLLVSGATLFSLGLIAEYLGVALHILVGKPLYLTVDTPTPRPADTREPSMTAASRGIDRLEH, from the coding sequence ATGCCGATTCCCACTACTTCCACGCCCCACACCGATGCCGCAGCGCCGAACGGCAAACCCCGCCCCGATGCGGGCAGCGCGCACACGGTGTCCGTCGTCGTGCCGATCTATCGGGGCGAGGACACCATCAGCAGGCTGGTCGCCGAATTGCACGAGCTGACCGTTCCCACCGAGACGCCCGGCGGCGCCGTGTTCACGATCGACGAGATCATCCTGGTGCACGACCACGGGCCGGATCGGTCCGATGTGGTGTTACAGGAGCTCGAGCAGACCTACCCCGAGGTCCGCACCGTCTGGCTGAGTCGCAATTTCGGCCAGGACGCCGCGACCATCGCCGGCATGTCCGCCGCCCGCGGCAGCTGGATCGTCACCATGGACGAGGACGGCCAGCACGATCCCCGATTCATCGGCACCTTCCTGGACGCGGCCCTCGCCGAGCGCGCCGATCTGGTCTATTCGAGGCCAACCAACACCCGCCCGCACGGTTTCCTGCGCAACCTCACCTCGCGCGGCGCGAAGATCGTGCTCGCCACAGTGTTCGCGTTCCCGGATTCCACCCGGTTCGAGAGCTACCGGCTCATCCGCGGCGCCATCGGACGCCAGCTCGCCGAGGTCGCCTCCAACGGTGTCTATCTGGATGTCGCGCTGACCTGGGTGGTCGGCACCGTCGCCCAGGTGCCGGTCGAGCTGCGCGCCGAGGGCCGCGAGGAGTCCGGCTACAACTACCGGCGGCTGTTCTCGCTGTTCTGGAAGATGGTGCTGTGCAGCGGTACTCGCGGTCTGCGGCTGGTCAGCCTGCTCGGTGTCACGCTGGCGCTCGCCGGTGGTGTGATGGCGGCGTTCGTCGTCTACGAGGCGCTCACCGCCGAAAACTGGGCGCCGGAGGGCTGGGCCTCGATCATCGTGGTGCTGCTGCTGGTGTCCGGCGCGACCCTGTTCTCCCTCGGCCTGATCGCCGAATACCTCGGCGTCGCTTTGCATATCCTCGTAGGCAAACCGCTCTACCTGACCGTCGACACACCGACGCCGCGCCCGGCGGATACCCGGGAACCGTCCATGACCGCCGCCAGCAGGGGGATCGACCGGCTTGAGCACTGA
- the rffA gene encoding dTDP-4-amino-4,6-dideoxygalactose transaminase, whose protein sequence is MSTDRVIFSRPFRARRELANLEAVLGSDHSHGDGQFTAAATAKLKTITAAPHALLTTSCTSALEMAGLLLELGPDDEVIVPSFAFTSTATSMALRGATCVFADIDPETGNLDPDSVAAAVTERTKAVVVIHYGGVAAEMDRLLALADAHGFAIVEDNAHGLGASWRGRPLGTIGSLGTLSFHDTKNVHCGEGGALLLTDEILMARAEIIREKGTDRARFLRGAVDKYSWQDIGSSYLPSELNAAVLDAQLDEFDTIQAGRHRVWDSYASALPEWARRNDVRLMSVPDDRAHTAHLYYLRTPTEERRDDLIAHLGARGISAPFHYVPLDSSPAGLKLGRTPQPCVRSAEFSGTIVRLPLWPDLTDEQVARVVDTVTAFTV, encoded by the coding sequence TTGAGCACTGATCGCGTCATTTTCAGCCGCCCGTTCCGGGCACGCCGCGAATTGGCCAATCTGGAGGCCGTGCTCGGCTCCGATCACAGCCACGGTGACGGGCAGTTCACCGCCGCCGCCACCGCCAAGCTGAAGACCATCACTGCCGCGCCGCACGCGCTGCTGACCACCTCGTGCACCTCCGCGCTGGAGATGGCAGGCCTGCTGTTGGAGCTGGGCCCGGACGACGAAGTGATCGTGCCGAGCTTCGCGTTCACCTCCACCGCGACCTCGATGGCACTGCGCGGGGCCACCTGCGTGTTCGCCGACATCGACCCGGAGACCGGCAATTTGGACCCGGACTCCGTCGCCGCGGCGGTCACCGAGCGGACCAAAGCCGTTGTCGTCATCCACTACGGCGGCGTCGCCGCCGAGATGGACCGGCTACTCGCCCTGGCCGACGCGCACGGTTTCGCCATCGTGGAGGACAACGCGCACGGCCTCGGCGCCAGCTGGCGCGGCCGCCCGCTCGGCACCATCGGCAGCCTGGGCACGCTGAGTTTCCACGACACCAAGAACGTGCACTGCGGTGAGGGCGGCGCGCTGCTGCTCACCGACGAGATCCTGATGGCGCGCGCCGAGATCATCCGGGAGAAGGGCACCGACCGCGCCCGGTTCCTGCGCGGCGCGGTGGACAAGTACTCCTGGCAGGATATCGGCTCCAGCTATCTGCCCAGCGAGTTGAACGCGGCGGTGCTGGACGCGCAGCTGGACGAATTCGACACCATCCAGGCAGGACGGCACCGGGTGTGGGACTCCTATGCCTCGGCGCTGCCGGAGTGGGCGCGCCGCAATGATGTTCGCCTCATGAGCGTGCCCGACGACCGCGCACATACCGCGCACCTGTACTACCTGCGCACGCCCACCGAGGAACGCCGCGACGACTTGATCGCGCACCTGGGCGCACGCGGCATCTCGGCGCCGTTCCACTATGTGCCGCTGGATTCCAGTCCCGCCGGCCTCAAGCTGGGCCGGACCCCGCAGCCGTGCGTGCGCAGCGCCGAGTTCTCCGGCACCATCGTGCGACTGCCGCTGTGGCCCGATCTGACAGACGAGCAGGTGGCCCGCGTCGTCGACACCGTCACCGCGTTCACGGTCTGA